The Agromyces hippuratus genome has a window encoding:
- the smc gene encoding chromosome segregation protein SMC encodes MYLKSLTLKGFKSFAQPTTFAFEPGVTCIVGPNGSGKSNVVDALAWVMGEQGAKTLRGGKMEDVIFAGTSTRGPLGRAEVSLTIDNSDGALPIEYTEVTISRTLFRNGTSEYAINGDNCRLLDVQELLSDSGLGREMHVIVGQGQLDQVLRATPEDRRGFIEEAAGILKHRRRKEKTLRKLDAMQANLTRLSDLAGEIRRQLKPLGRQAEVAREAATIAAVMRDAKARLLADEVVGLRRALDEHGKSEHERHAERLVLQDQLEQHQAKVTRLEQAQVGDAVDRARSTTFALEQAQGSLRSLDSLARQRIALLGSAAEQTDVSPSVTRAMIDEAVTELTGIRDGVGTAASALDDAHEATMRRRAELDTVDEGIARQSALVSAYDLELSKLTGQADTAASKLAAVRGEVLRHENALEASAERRAAAATALAAAEAEADNGETAETDLDEAYELAQGAVFEAEAEIERIREELHGREREHGALGARTQALSLALDQKDGSAALAKAGVSGVRGLLAEALQVEPGYEPAIAAALGSLSDAVLVDDRAAAFRALEHAERGELGRVALALADAGTAPAAAAPVAGLTAASEVVTAPAGVLGLLAEVLIADDLAAARDAEAALAKRSTPATVITKDGTVVGRYVLRGGSGRKQSRIELIAERDRAAARLEEVRAEIERARFELTEQRQIVEQSKEQSKRALAALREFDAQLAQRTERLNRARVQAEAADADSERLRQAAALAEERVAEAEQLATAAKAALETARAEPRPVLETAARDGALAALEAAREAEVEAKLRLETAKERVRAEEARIRAMEAQFEAERQAAADAARRAVIRRAQLEAATRVADVLPEALASVDASVSEARVALGRAEAERASRNEELQAVRREEAAVRERLQSVTEDVHGLELRIYEKKLHVGGLVERAESELGLTEDVLVDEYGPEQLIPAEDEDGEPRPFRREEQQRRLAQAERKFTQLGRVNPLALEEFAALEQRHLFLTEQLTDLANTRKDLLTIIEEIDGKMESIFRSAFDDTQAAFAEVFPVLFPGGVGSITLTDPENMLTTGIEVSVKPAGKKIERLSLLSGGERSLAAVALLIAIFKARPSPFYIMDEVEAALDDANLGRLLTTMESLRDDSQLIVITHQKRTMEIADALYGVSMRQDGVSAVVGQRVREEREAKAS; translated from the coding sequence GTGTACCTGAAGAGCCTGACGCTCAAGGGCTTCAAGTCCTTCGCACAGCCGACGACGTTCGCGTTCGAACCGGGCGTCACCTGCATCGTCGGACCCAACGGGTCCGGCAAGTCCAACGTCGTCGATGCCCTCGCCTGGGTGATGGGCGAGCAGGGTGCCAAGACCCTCCGCGGCGGCAAGATGGAGGACGTCATCTTCGCGGGCACCTCGACCCGCGGCCCGCTCGGACGCGCCGAGGTGAGTCTCACGATCGACAACAGCGACGGTGCGCTGCCGATCGAGTACACCGAGGTCACGATCTCGCGCACCCTCTTCCGCAACGGCACGAGCGAGTACGCGATCAACGGCGACAACTGCCGCCTGCTCGACGTGCAGGAGCTGCTGAGCGACTCGGGCCTCGGCCGCGAGATGCACGTCATCGTCGGCCAGGGCCAGCTCGACCAGGTGCTGCGGGCGACGCCCGAAGACCGCCGCGGCTTCATCGAGGAGGCCGCCGGCATCCTGAAGCACCGTCGGCGCAAAGAGAAGACGCTCCGCAAGCTCGACGCCATGCAGGCGAACCTCACCCGACTCTCCGACCTCGCGGGCGAGATCCGGCGGCAGTTGAAGCCGCTCGGGCGCCAGGCCGAGGTCGCTCGCGAGGCGGCGACGATCGCCGCGGTCATGCGCGACGCCAAGGCGCGACTGCTCGCCGACGAGGTCGTCGGCCTCCGCCGCGCCCTCGACGAGCACGGCAAGAGCGAACACGAACGCCATGCCGAACGACTCGTGCTGCAAGACCAGCTCGAGCAGCACCAGGCGAAGGTCACCCGGCTCGAGCAGGCGCAGGTCGGCGATGCCGTCGACCGGGCGAGATCGACGACCTTCGCGCTCGAACAGGCACAGGGGAGCCTGCGCTCCCTCGACTCGCTCGCCCGCCAGCGCATCGCCCTGCTCGGCAGCGCGGCTGAGCAGACGGATGTCTCGCCCAGCGTGACCCGCGCGATGATCGATGAGGCCGTGACCGAGCTCACCGGCATCCGCGACGGCGTCGGCACCGCGGCATCCGCGCTCGACGACGCGCACGAGGCGACCATGCGCCGCCGCGCCGAACTCGACACCGTCGACGAGGGCATCGCCCGGCAGAGTGCCCTCGTCTCGGCCTACGACCTCGAGCTCTCCAAGCTCACCGGCCAGGCCGACACGGCGGCGTCGAAGCTCGCCGCCGTGCGCGGTGAGGTGCTGCGTCACGAGAACGCCCTCGAGGCGTCGGCCGAGCGTCGTGCAGCGGCGGCCACCGCGCTCGCCGCGGCGGAGGCCGAGGCCGACAACGGCGAGACCGCCGAGACCGACCTCGACGAGGCGTACGAGCTCGCCCAGGGCGCGGTGTTCGAGGCCGAGGCCGAGATCGAACGCATCCGCGAGGAACTGCACGGCCGCGAACGCGAGCACGGCGCGCTCGGCGCCCGAACCCAGGCGCTCTCGCTCGCCCTCGACCAGAAGGACGGTTCGGCGGCGCTCGCCAAGGCCGGCGTCAGCGGCGTGCGCGGCCTTCTCGCCGAGGCGCTGCAGGTCGAACCGGGCTACGAACCGGCGATCGCCGCGGCCCTCGGCTCGCTGAGCGACGCGGTGCTCGTCGACGACCGCGCCGCCGCCTTCCGCGCCCTCGAGCACGCCGAACGCGGCGAACTCGGCCGCGTCGCCCTGGCGCTGGCCGACGCGGGTACTGCTCCGGCAGCGGCCGCTCCGGTCGCGGGGCTCACCGCAGCATCCGAGGTCGTCACGGCGCCCGCCGGCGTGCTGGGCCTCCTCGCCGAGGTGCTCATCGCCGACGACCTCGCCGCCGCCCGCGACGCGGAGGCTGCGCTCGCGAAGCGCTCGACGCCCGCCACGGTCATCACGAAGGACGGCACCGTCGTCGGCCGCTACGTGCTGCGCGGCGGCTCGGGCCGCAAGCAGAGCCGTATCGAGCTCATCGCCGAACGCGATCGCGCCGCCGCCCGGCTCGAGGAGGTGCGCGCCGAGATCGAGCGCGCGCGTTTCGAGCTCACCGAGCAGCGCCAGATCGTCGAGCAGTCGAAGGAGCAGTCGAAGCGCGCCCTCGCGGCGCTGCGCGAGTTCGACGCGCAACTCGCCCAGCGCACCGAGCGACTGAACCGCGCACGCGTGCAGGCCGAGGCCGCCGACGCCGACTCCGAGCGTCTGCGGCAGGCGGCCGCGCTCGCCGAGGAGCGCGTCGCCGAGGCCGAGCAGCTCGCGACCGCAGCCAAGGCCGCCCTCGAGACCGCCCGCGCCGAGCCGCGACCGGTGCTCGAGACGGCCGCCCGCGACGGAGCGCTCGCCGCGCTCGAGGCGGCCCGCGAGGCCGAGGTCGAGGCGAAGCTGCGACTCGAGACCGCGAAGGAGCGCGTGCGCGCCGAAGAGGCCCGCATCCGCGCCATGGAGGCCCAGTTCGAGGCGGAGCGACAGGCGGCAGCGGATGCCGCGCGGCGCGCCGTGATCCGTCGCGCCCAGCTCGAGGCGGCCACTCGGGTCGCCGACGTGCTGCCCGAGGCGCTCGCCTCCGTCGACGCATCCGTCTCCGAGGCGCGCGTCGCACTCGGGCGAGCGGAGGCCGAACGGGCGAGCCGCAACGAGGAGTTGCAGGCGGTGCGCCGCGAGGAGGCCGCTGTGCGGGAGCGACTGCAGTCGGTCACTGAAGACGTGCACGGCCTCGAACTGCGCATCTACGAGAAGAAGCTGCACGTCGGAGGCCTCGTCGAGCGCGCGGAGTCGGAGCTCGGTCTCACCGAAGACGTGCTCGTCGACGAGTACGGGCCCGAGCAGCTCATCCCGGCCGAAGACGAAGACGGCGAGCCCCGCCCCTTCCGGCGCGAGGAGCAGCAGCGGCGGCTCGCGCAGGCCGAGCGCAAGTTCACCCAGCTCGGTCGGGTCAACCCGCTCGCGCTCGAGGAGTTCGCGGCGCTCGAGCAGCGCCACCTCTTCCTCACCGAGCAGCTCACCGACCTCGCGAACACCCGCAAGGACCTGCTGACGATCATCGAGGAGATCGACGGCAAGATGGAGTCGATCTTCCGCAGCGCGTTCGACGACACGCAGGCGGCGTTCGCCGAGGTCTTCCCCGTGCTCTTCCCCGGCGGCGTCGGCAGCATCACGCTCACCGACCCCGAGAACATGCTCACGACGGGCATCGAGGTGAGCGTGAAGCCCGCGGGCAAGAAGATCGAGCGCCTCTCGCTGCTCTCGGGCGGTGAGCGCTCGCTCGCCGCGGTCGCCCTGCTCATCGCGATCTTCAAGGCCCGCCCGAGCCCGTTCTACATCATGGACGAGGTCGAGGCCGCGCTCGACGACGCGAACCTCGGTCGTCTGCTGACGACCATGGAGTCCCTGCGCGACGACTCCCAGCTCATCGTGATCACGCACCAGAAGCGCACGATGGAGATCGCCGACGCGCTCTACGGCGTCTCGATGCGGCAAGACGGCGTGTCGGCCGTCGTCGGGCAGCGCGTGCGCGAGGAGCGCGAGGCGAAGGCGAGCTGA
- a CDS encoding GNAT family N-acetyltransferase: MTLDIRPVAIPERLGTPEAEEFEAYVEATAVADESVWGHRRFSYDASELLPEFLDDRYTGRRAFAAWEAGRCVGRADVTWERSDGARAAEITVGVAADQRRRGIGSELLRHAEAHARSIGREVLVGRSDVPVAGLDLPGARLEAPDGTGSIPAADPGASFATRHGYRLGQLERMSGLTVTGRSAEFRSMLADHLAARDEVAAGYRLVGWIDRAPEELLDSLAVAHASMSTDAPAGGISYDEEAWDADRVRAEETLALAGGRMTLAQAAIAPDGAVAGFTELSLPADSMAVFQWDTIVLGPHRGHRLGMLLKLANLVRLGETAPERTDVYTWNADENDHMLAINIALGFTVRGLSAEWQRP, from the coding sequence ATGACACTCGACATTCGACCAGTTGCGATTCCGGAACGCCTCGGCACGCCCGAGGCCGAGGAGTTCGAGGCGTACGTCGAGGCCACTGCGGTGGCCGACGAGTCGGTCTGGGGCCACCGTCGCTTCTCGTACGACGCATCCGAACTGCTGCCCGAGTTCCTCGATGACCGGTACACCGGCCGTCGTGCGTTCGCCGCCTGGGAGGCAGGGCGCTGCGTCGGTCGCGCCGACGTGACGTGGGAGCGGAGCGACGGCGCCCGCGCCGCCGAGATCACGGTCGGGGTCGCCGCCGACCAGCGACGACGCGGCATCGGCAGCGAGCTGCTGCGCCATGCCGAAGCTCACGCGCGGTCGATCGGACGCGAGGTGCTCGTGGGTCGCTCGGATGTGCCCGTCGCCGGTCTCGACCTCCCCGGCGCCCGTCTCGAGGCACCCGACGGCACCGGATCGATCCCGGCGGCCGATCCCGGGGCCTCGTTCGCGACCCGCCACGGCTATCGCCTCGGCCAGCTCGAACGCATGAGCGGGCTCACCGTGACGGGCAGGTCGGCGGAGTTCCGGTCGATGCTCGCCGATCACCTCGCCGCACGCGACGAGGTCGCCGCGGGCTACCGACTCGTCGGCTGGATCGACCGGGCTCCGGAGGAACTGCTCGACTCCCTCGCCGTTGCCCACGCCTCGATGTCGACGGACGCGCCCGCCGGCGGCATCTCCTACGACGAGGAGGCGTGGGACGCCGATCGGGTGCGGGCCGAGGAGACCCTGGCCCTCGCGGGCGGCCGCATGACGCTCGCGCAGGCCGCCATCGCTCCCGACGGTGCGGTCGCCGGGTTCACGGAACTCTCGCTGCCCGCCGACTCGATGGCCGTGTTCCAGTGGGACACCATCGTGCTCGGCCCCCACCGCGGCCACCGCCTCGGCATGCTGCTGAAACTCGCCAACCTCGTGCGGCTCGGCGAGACCGCGCCCGAGCGCACCGACGTCTACACGTGGAACGCCGACGAGAACGACCACATGCTCGCGATCAACATCGCGCTCGGCTTCACGGTTCGCGGGCTGAGCGCGGAGTGGCAGCGGCCCTGA
- the mutM gene encoding bifunctional DNA-formamidopyrimidine glycosylase/DNA-(apurinic or apyrimidinic site) lyase: MPELPEVEVVRAGLAPAVTGAVVSAVEVLEPRSLKRHDAASGDFETLLTGARIDAAVRRGKFLWLPLSGDERRDGRAVVGHLGMSGQMLLRTPDHPGDDAHARVRLHLEHAEHGELRVDFVDQRIFGSLAIDRLVPTSDGEIGGFSDGVTGEWARLVPSQVAHIARDPLDPAFSERAFFAALAKRGTAIKRVLLDQGVVSGIGNIYADESLWAVRLHGEQPASSLSSRRARELLGAVREVLGKALAEGGTSFDAQYVNVNGASGYFEHSLNAYGRAGKPCPRCGTPMVREAFMNRGSHFCPRCQRRR; encoded by the coding sequence GTGCCCGAACTGCCCGAGGTCGAGGTGGTGCGCGCCGGGCTCGCGCCCGCCGTCACCGGGGCCGTGGTCTCGGCGGTCGAGGTGCTCGAGCCTCGTTCGCTGAAGCGGCACGACGCGGCATCCGGTGACTTCGAGACCCTGCTGACGGGCGCCCGCATCGACGCGGCCGTGCGCCGCGGCAAGTTCCTCTGGCTGCCCCTCTCAGGTGATGAGCGGCGCGACGGGCGAGCTGTCGTCGGCCACCTCGGCATGAGCGGGCAGATGCTGCTGCGCACGCCCGATCATCCGGGCGACGATGCCCATGCCCGCGTGCGACTGCACCTCGAGCATGCCGAGCATGGCGAACTGCGCGTCGACTTCGTCGATCAGCGCATCTTCGGCTCGCTCGCGATCGACCGCCTCGTGCCGACGTCCGACGGCGAGATCGGCGGCTTCTCCGACGGCGTCACGGGGGAGTGGGCGCGACTGGTGCCGTCTCAGGTCGCCCACATCGCGCGTGATCCCCTCGACCCGGCGTTCTCCGAGCGCGCGTTCTTCGCGGCGCTCGCGAAACGCGGCACGGCGATCAAGCGCGTGCTGCTCGACCAGGGCGTCGTCAGCGGCATCGGCAACATCTACGCCGACGAGTCGCTGTGGGCCGTGCGGTTGCACGGCGAACAGCCCGCGTCGTCGCTCTCGAGCCGCCGCGCTCGCGAGCTCCTCGGCGCCGTGCGAGAGGTGCTCGGCAAGGCGCTCGCCGAGGGCGGCACGAGCTTCGACGCCCAGTACGTCAACGTCAACGGGGCATCCGGCTACTTCGAGCACTCGCTGAACGCCTACGGGCGCGCCGGCAAGCCCTGCCCGCGCTGCGGCACGCCGATGGTGCGCGAGGCGTTCATGAACCGCGGATCGCACTTCTGCCCGAGGTGCCAGCGGCGGCGGTGA
- the rnc gene encoding ribonuclease III, with amino-acid sequence MDHALEELQQRLQISIDPALLQLALTHRSFAYENGGIPTNERLEFLGDSILGQAVTVKLFRDHPDLDEGELAKRRASLVSSVALAEVGRTIGVGRFIRLGRGETMTGGADKPSILADTVEAIIGAVYLDAGGDTATELVMRLVAPLMKDPARFGAAMDPKTSLQEIAARRGATAPVYTVAESGPDHNKHFVATVTVGDLVEASGEGSSKKQAEMAAALEAWTLLNPA; translated from the coding sequence GTGGATCATGCGCTCGAAGAGCTGCAGCAACGCCTGCAGATCTCGATCGATCCCGCCCTGCTCCAGCTCGCGCTCACGCACCGGTCATTCGCGTACGAGAACGGCGGCATCCCGACCAACGAGCGCCTGGAGTTCCTGGGCGATTCGATCCTCGGGCAGGCCGTGACGGTCAAGCTGTTCCGCGACCACCCCGACCTCGATGAAGGCGAACTCGCGAAGCGGCGGGCGAGCCTCGTCTCGAGTGTCGCGCTGGCCGAGGTCGGTCGCACCATCGGCGTCGGTCGATTCATCCGGCTCGGTCGTGGCGAGACCATGACCGGCGGAGCCGACAAGCCGTCGATCCTCGCCGACACGGTCGAGGCGATCATCGGCGCGGTGTACCTCGACGCCGGTGGCGACACCGCCACGGAGCTCGTGATGCGCCTCGTCGCGCCGCTCATGAAGGACCCCGCGCGCTTCGGCGCGGCCATGGACCCGAAGACGAGCCTGCAGGAGATCGCAGCTCGCCGTGGAGCCACGGCACCGGTCTACACGGTCGCCGAGAGCGGACCCGACCACAACAAGCACTTCGTCGCCACGGTGACCGTCGGCGACCTCGTCGAGGCTTCGGGCGAGGGATCGAGCAAGAAGCAGGCCGAGATGGCCGCCGCGCTCGAGGCCTGGACCCTGCTCAACCCAGCCTGA
- the rpmF gene encoding 50S ribosomal protein L32 gives MAVPKRKKSRARTHMRRAQWKAEVPTLVKTVENGKVTYSLPHRAKVVEDSAGTPLFLEYKGRKVADV, from the coding sequence ATGGCTGTTCCGAAGCGGAAGAAGTCACGCGCCCGAACCCACATGCGCCGTGCGCAGTGGAAGGCCGAGGTCCCCACCCTGGTCAAGACGGTCGAGAACGGCAAGGTCACCTACAGCCTTCCTCACCGCGCCAAGGTCGTCGAGGACTCGGCGGGCACCCCGCTCTTCCTCGAGTACAAGGGCCGCAAGGTCGCCGACGTCTAG
- a CDS encoding YceD family protein, with the protein MGEGLVAVRAGSELDIDVRLESVHEGILVTAEVDAVAEGECGRCLIDIALPVEVEFQELFGYHSGEAIEYEVQDDHVDLEPLIRDAVVLALPFQPVCRPDCPGLDLETGLRLADHPELVTPEHSDPRWSALAGFQASEDSGPDDASGADQQREER; encoded by the coding sequence ATGGGCGAGGGACTCGTCGCCGTTCGCGCCGGATCCGAGCTCGACATCGACGTCCGACTCGAGTCGGTGCACGAGGGCATCCTCGTCACCGCAGAGGTCGACGCGGTGGCCGAGGGGGAGTGCGGCCGATGCCTCATCGACATCGCGCTGCCCGTCGAAGTCGAGTTCCAAGAACTCTTCGGGTATCATTCTGGGGAAGCCATCGAGTATGAGGTTCAAGACGACCACGTGGATCTTGAACCACTCATCCGAGATGCGGTAGTGCTGGCACTGCCGTTCCAGCCGGTGTGCCGACCGGATTGCCCGGGACTCGACCTCGAGACCGGGCTCCGACTGGCCGATCATCCGGAACTCGTCACCCCTGAGCACAGCGATCCACGATGGTCCGCGCTCGCAGGGTTCCAGGCTTCCGAAGACAGCGGCCCGGATGACGCATCCGGCGCCGACCAGCAGAGAGAAGAGAGATAG